Proteins found in one Nostoc sp. NIES-3756 genomic segment:
- a CDS encoding ABC exporter membrane fusion protein → MSQKLLFKPANQGLIVLVIGATVVTAGITFYAVSQFGQTKTTASDSAPTQVATPKITALGRLEPETEVISLSAPLALDGDRVAQILVQEGDSVKAGQIVAILDSRARLQTAVLQAEKQVQVAQAKLNQVKAGAKTGDIRAQEASVERLQAQLQGDRTAQQETIARVEAQWEGDRTAQAATIKRLEAELKNAEAEYERYQQLYSQGAISSSAIDTRRLAVDTAKQQLDEAKAVLNRINSTASKQLSEAKVALNRINATSNKQISEAKATLSSIAEVRPVDVQAAQTEVENAIASLQRAKTDLAAAYIKAPMAGQILKIHTRVGEKISDNGIADLAQTSQMLAVAEVYQTDIGKVKLGQPATITGQAFSGELRGKVSHIGLQVNRQNVFSNQPGENLDSRVVEVKIRLNPEDSKRVAGLTNLQVQAEIEPSK, encoded by the coding sequence ATGAGTCAAAAATTGCTATTCAAACCAGCAAATCAAGGTTTAATTGTATTAGTAATTGGTGCTACTGTAGTGACGGCTGGAATTACATTTTATGCGGTTTCTCAGTTTGGACAAACTAAAACTACCGCATCTGACTCAGCACCAACCCAAGTAGCTACCCCGAAAATCACTGCCTTGGGTAGACTAGAACCGGAAACAGAGGTGATTAGTTTATCTGCACCATTGGCTTTAGATGGCGATCGCGTTGCCCAAATCCTCGTTCAAGAAGGCGATAGCGTCAAAGCTGGACAAATAGTAGCAATTTTAGACTCTCGCGCCCGTTTGCAAACTGCGGTATTACAAGCCGAAAAACAAGTACAAGTAGCCCAAGCCAAACTTAATCAAGTCAAAGCAGGCGCTAAAACTGGTGATATTCGCGCCCAGGAAGCCAGCGTAGAACGTTTACAAGCCCAATTACAAGGTGACAGAACAGCCCAACAAGAGACAATCGCCAGGGTAGAAGCCCAATGGGAAGGTGACAGAACAGCCCAAGCAGCCACAATTAAAAGGCTAGAAGCAGAACTCAAAAATGCCGAAGCTGAATATGAACGTTATCAGCAACTATACTCTCAAGGAGCCATTTCCAGTTCAGCCATTGATACTAGAAGATTAGCGGTAGATACTGCTAAACAGCAACTAGACGAAGCCAAAGCCGTACTCAACCGCATAAACTCCACCGCCAGCAAACAATTATCTGAAGCCAAAGTTGCATTAAACAGGATTAACGCCACCAGCAATAAACAAATCAGCGAAGCCAAAGCCACCCTTAGCAGTATTGCCGAAGTCCGTCCGGTGGATGTGCAAGCAGCCCAAACAGAAGTAGAAAATGCGATCGCCTCACTCCAGCGTGCCAAAACTGACTTAGCCGCAGCTTACATCAAAGCACCTATGGCTGGACAAATTCTCAAAATTCACACCCGTGTGGGCGAAAAAATTAGTGATAACGGCATAGCCGACTTAGCTCAAACCTCGCAAATGTTGGCTGTTGCAGAAGTCTATCAAACCGACATCGGTAAAGTGAAACTAGGACAACCAGCAACAATCACAGGTCAAGCTTTTAGTGGTGAACTGCGAGGAAAAGTTTCTCACATTGGCTTACAGGTAAACCGTCAAAACGTATTTAGCAACCAACCGGGTGAAAACTTAGACAGCCGTGTTGTAGAAGTAAAAATTCGTCTCAATCCCGAAGATAGCAAACGAGTTGCAGGCTTAACTAACTTGCAAGTGCAGGCAGAAATCGAACCATCAAAGTGA
- a CDS encoding DUF2834 domain-containing protein yields MVKTIYLLLCILGTVLPYSQFLPFLLEHGLNIPLFIEQLFANRISSFFALDLIVSSLVFWVFVFWEGTRLKMPNIWVYIASNLLVGVSLGLPLFLLIRHQYLEQQTDIKLRFREE; encoded by the coding sequence ATGGTGAAAACAATCTATCTTTTGCTTTGCATCTTAGGAACAGTTTTACCTTATTCCCAGTTCCTACCATTTTTATTAGAACATGGTCTGAATATTCCCCTGTTTATCGAACAGCTATTTGCTAACAGAATATCTAGTTTCTTTGCCTTAGATTTAATTGTTTCATCTTTGGTATTTTGGGTATTTGTATTTTGGGAAGGTACACGCCTGAAGATGCCAAACATCTGGGTTTACATAGCTTCTAATTTATTAGTTGGTGTTTCTCTCGGACTACCTTTGTTTCTATTAATAAGACACCAATATCTAGAACAGCAAACTGATATTAAACTACGATTTAGAGAAGAATAA